Proteins encoded by one window of Rutidosis leptorrhynchoides isolate AG116_Rl617_1_P2 chromosome 7, CSIRO_AGI_Rlap_v1, whole genome shotgun sequence:
- the LOC139860046 gene encoding uncharacterized protein, with the protein MADFLLELPSDMIKKGETTITKRDEDEVWELYTDGASSEEGAGIGLLLVSPNGKEITYAIWLNFATSNNEAEYETLLAGLRLAKSIDVQRLTAYVDSQLVASQLNGSFEARDASMQKYLELAKLLVQNFVVFEITQIPCNRNKKADALSELSSLLYDHFSKKVMVEVLE; encoded by the coding sequence ATGGCAGACTTCCTGTTAGAACTCCCCTCCGATATGATTAAAAAGGGAGAAACTACAATTACTAAAAGAGACGAGGACGAAGTCTGGGAGCTTTATACAGATGGGGCATCAAGTGAAGAAGGGGCCGGCATAGGTTTACTCCTAGTGTCCCCAAACGGGAAAGAAATAACTTACGCCATCTGGTTGAACTTCGCCACCTCAAATAACGAAGCGGAGTACGAGACACTATTAGCAGGCCTACGCCTAGCAAAAAGCATCGACGTGCAACGGCTCACAGCTTATGTTGACTCACAATTAGTAGCAAGCCAGTTAAACGGTAGTTTCGAGGCAAGAGATGCATCGATGCAAAAATACCTAGAGCTTGCAAAATTGCTGGTCCAAAACTTCGTGGTATTTGAAATTACACAAATACCCTGCAACCGTAACAAAAAAGCAGACGCTTTAAGCGAACTTTCCTCCCTCTTATACGATCACTTCAGCAAAAAGGTCATGGTGGAAGTGCTGGAATGA
- the LOC139860047 gene encoding uncharacterized protein produces the protein METITADEDCWMAPFIRYLTDSTLPEDKLQARRIRMRALMYHFKDGILYIKSFTEPYLRCVGLTQAKEIVQEMHEGACSTHSGYRTIVSRIKRIGYFWPHMYRDTYDLIVNCETCQIHAPVNRSPRRNMIPIHATWPFCKWEIDIVGPLPRGVGNVKFLVVAIDYFTKWVEAKPLSTITEGKS, from the coding sequence ATGGAAACAATCACAGCAGACGAGGACTGTTGGATGGCACCCTTCATAAGATACCTTACTGACAGTACCCTCCCGGAAGATAAACTACAAGCGCGCAGGATCAGGATGCGTGCACTAATGTATCACTTCAAAGACGGCATCCTGTACATAAAATCATTCACTGAGCCATATTTGAGGTGTGTTGGACTGACACAGGCCAAAGAAATCGTACAAGAAATGCACGAAGGAGCCTGCTCGACACACTCCGGCTACAGAACGATAGTCAGCAGGATCAAGAGAATTGGTTATTTCTGGCCACACATGTACCGCGACACATACGATCTGATCGTAAATTGTGAGACATGTCAAATACATGCCCCCGTCAACAGATCCCCTAGACGTAACATGATACCAATACACGCCACATGGCCATTTTGCAAGTGGGAGATCGACATAGTTGGCCCACTCCCAAGGGGTGTCGGAAACGTTAAGTTCTTAGTAGTCGCAATTGACTACTTTACAAAATGGGTCGAAGCAAAACCGTTAAGCACGATTACTGAAGGAAAATCTTAA
- the LOC139860048 gene encoding uncharacterized protein — translation MGGYRFCFGLPREIVSDNGTQFAHNPFKDWCADMDSLVYGTEAVILAEILVPTKRITTFDGQQNDETLRENLDALEERRTIAHIRQAEKKKKNENHYDKKVKPLDFQLHDLVLRSKEASRQQDVGKLGPRWEGPYRVVGITDYGAYYLETPDGIPVQ, via the exons ATGGGAGGATATCGTTTTTGTTTCGGTTTACCACGAGAAATAGTCAGCGACAACGGAACACAATTTGCACACAATCCTTTTAAAGACTGGTGTGCAGACATGGACAG TCTGGTATACGGCACTGAAGCGGTCATCCTGGCTGAAATTCTTGTCCCAACGAAACGAATAACAACATTCGATGGACAACAAAATGATGAAACATTGCGAGAAAATCTAGATGCCCTGGAAGAGCGCCGGACAATAGCACACATCCGACAGgcggaaaagaagaaaaaaaatgaaaaccaCTATGACAAAAAAGTCAAGCCATTGGACTTTCAGCTACACGACCTTGTGTTAAGAAGCAAAGAAGCTAGCCGACAGCAGGACGTCGGTAAACTAGGCCCGCGATGGGAAGGACCCTACAGGGTTGTCGGTATAACTGACTATGGCGCATACTACCTAGAGACACCAGACGGAATCCCAGTGCAATGA